A region from the Armatimonadota bacterium genome encodes:
- a CDS encoding YceI family protein — MEERYPFLVMRVLTGAVIAAATLLPVGAFVADPAASRVEFFVRDNRGGFAGVVRAMEVRVAVREDGDAFAADVEARFDAASLTTGNGLRDSQMRREFLQTDRHPVILFHGTAVPQARPGGLPFPATLRGTLTLRGVSREVEIPLRVTALADAYLAEGRLTIRLSEFGIPVPRFLIFVAEDPVAVSFKIRLVRR; from the coding sequence ATGGAGGAGCGCTATCCCTTCCTGGTGATGAGGGTCCTGACCGGGGCGGTGATCGCGGCCGCCACGCTCCTGCCCGTCGGCGCCTTCGTCGCCGACCCCGCGGCGAGCCGCGTCGAGTTCTTCGTGCGGGACAACCGCGGAGGATTTGCCGGCGTGGTCCGGGCGATGGAGGTGCGGGTCGCGGTCCGTGAAGACGGCGACGCCTTCGCCGCCGACGTTGAGGCCAGATTCGACGCGGCGAGCCTGACGACCGGGAACGGCCTGCGGGACAGCCAGATGCGCCGGGAGTTCCTGCAGACCGACCGCCATCCCGTCATCCTCTTCCACGGCACGGCGGTCCCGCAGGCCCGTCCGGGCGGACTCCCCTTTCCCGCGACGCTGCGGGGAACCCTGACCCTCCGCGGGGTGAGCCGGGAGGTCGAGATCCCGCTCCGGGTCACGGCGCTGGCCGACGCCTACCTCGCCGAGGGGCGGCTGACCATCCGCCTGTCTGAGTTCGGGATCCCCGTGCCCCGCTTCCTCATCTTCGTCGCCGAGGATCCGGTGGCGGTCAGCTTCAAGATTCGGCTCGTGCGGCGGTAG
- a CDS encoding dipeptidase has translation MNARAYARDHRDRFLEELKDLVRIPSVSALPAHRDDVRGAAQWLLEHLRGVGLTGELIPIDGGHPMVYAEWLGAPGRPTVLFYGHYDVQPVEPLEEWLSPPFEPTVRGENLYARGASDDKGQVFAIVKALESWLRGEGRLPLNVKLLIEGEEELGSPGLNRWIERHGKKVACDFAWVSDGQLFAPDLPTIVTGLRGLCYTEVEVRGASRDLHSGQHGGAAPNPLNALAVIIAGLKDRRGRVTVPRFYAPVKPPTPEEKASWERLPFSEEAYLNDIGATAAPGEEGYGILERRWVRPTLDVHGIAGGWTGTGPKTVIPAKATAKISMRLVPEQRAKNVFRGFEKRVRRLAPPGVEVAVRLLSGSDAVVVDPAAPPIQAAAQVAREVWGRDPVYIREGGSVPVVTQFSRVLKVPTVMFGFGLPDDNLHAPNEKFYLPYFHKGVETVIAWVERVGR, from the coding sequence ATGAACGCGCGCGCCTATGCCCGGGACCACCGCGACCGGTTTCTGGAGGAGTTGAAGGATCTGGTGCGCATCCCCAGCGTCAGCGCCCTGCCGGCGCACCGGGACGATGTGCGGGGCGCCGCCCAGTGGCTGCTGGAGCACCTCCGGGGCGTGGGGTTGACCGGAGAGCTGATCCCGATCGACGGCGGGCACCCCATGGTCTACGCGGAGTGGTTGGGGGCCCCGGGCCGGCCGACCGTCCTGTTCTACGGACACTACGATGTCCAGCCTGTCGAGCCGCTGGAGGAGTGGCTCTCGCCGCCCTTCGAGCCCACGGTGCGCGGGGAGAACCTCTACGCGCGGGGCGCCAGCGACGACAAGGGCCAGGTGTTCGCCATTGTCAAAGCCCTGGAGTCCTGGCTGCGCGGGGAGGGGCGGCTGCCCCTCAACGTCAAGCTGCTGATCGAAGGGGAGGAGGAACTCGGCAGCCCCGGGCTCAACCGCTGGATCGAACGTCACGGGAAGAAGGTGGCCTGCGACTTCGCCTGGGTTTCCGACGGCCAGCTCTTTGCCCCCGATCTGCCCACGATCGTCACGGGGTTGCGCGGCCTCTGCTACACCGAGGTGGAGGTCCGCGGGGCCTCCCGCGACCTGCACTCGGGCCAGCACGGCGGCGCGGCGCCCAATCCGCTCAACGCCCTGGCCGTGATCATCGCCGGGCTGAAGGACCGGCGCGGCCGCGTCACCGTCCCGCGATTCTACGCCCCGGTCAAGCCTCCGACCCCGGAGGAGAAGGCGTCCTGGGAGCGGCTGCCCTTTTCGGAGGAGGCCTACCTCAACGACATCGGCGCCACGGCGGCACCCGGGGAGGAGGGTTACGGCATCCTGGAGCGGAGATGGGTGCGGCCCACGTTGGACGTCCACGGGATCGCCGGAGGCTGGACCGGCACCGGTCCGAAGACCGTGATCCCGGCCAAGGCGACGGCGAAGATCAGCATGCGCCTGGTCCCCGAGCAGCGGGCGAAGAATGTGTTCCGGGGTTTCGAGAAGCGCGTGCGCCGGCTGGCCCCGCCCGGAGTGGAGGTCGCGGTGCGCCTGCTCTCGGGCAGCGACGCCGTGGTGGTCGATCCGGCGGCGCCGCCGATCCAGGCCGCGGCCCAGGTGGCGCGGGAGGTCTGGGGACGCGATCCCGTCTACATCCGGGAGGGCGGCAGCGTCCCGGTGGTCACCCAGTTCTCCCGGGTCCTCAAGGTGCCGACGGTGATGTTCGGCTTCGGGTTGCCCGACGACAACCTCCACGCGCCCAACGAGAAGTTCTACCTCCCGTACTTCCACAAGGGCGTCGAGACGGTGATCGCCTGGGTGGAGCGCGTCGGCCGGTAG
- a CDS encoding acyl-CoA thioesterase: protein MPSIAETTLEMVQLVLPGQANVRGTLYGGMMMHWITTAATMAAMRVARGSVVLGSMDDLDFVAPVSIGDLVTLRAQVEDVGRSSLEIGVEVHAEDPRRGLRRLATASHLAMVAVDDAGRPRPVETAITPADREEEAIAAAARQRRTARKAALADRREPAAPVEGDEGLTHAMQVARIVFPEDAVLGTMMFAGRLMMHLDEAASILALRYCRGPIVTASIDALAFHAPIRVGEIVIYQAALNYVGRSSMEIGVRVLAEHPLEGRRRHTCTAFLTMVHMTDQGPQPVPPFTPRTEAERRRWAEAEQRRASRQARRQRLREAH from the coding sequence ATGCCCTCCATCGCGGAGACCACGCTGGAGATGGTCCAGCTCGTGCTGCCCGGGCAGGCCAACGTCCGCGGCACGCTCTACGGGGGCATGATGATGCACTGGATCACTACCGCGGCCACGATGGCCGCGATGCGGGTGGCCCGCGGCTCCGTGGTCCTGGGCAGCATGGACGACCTGGACTTCGTCGCGCCGGTGAGCATCGGCGACCTCGTCACCCTGCGCGCCCAGGTCGAAGACGTGGGCCGGTCCTCCCTGGAGATCGGAGTGGAGGTGCACGCGGAGGATCCGCGCCGGGGCCTCCGCCGGCTGGCCACCGCCTCGCACCTGGCGATGGTGGCCGTGGACGACGCGGGGCGTCCCCGGCCGGTAGAGACCGCGATCACGCCCGCCGACCGGGAGGAGGAGGCGATCGCCGCGGCCGCGCGCCAGCGCCGGACGGCGCGGAAGGCGGCCCTGGCCGACCGCCGAGAACCGGCCGCGCCGGTGGAGGGCGACGAGGGACTCACCCACGCGATGCAGGTGGCGCGCATCGTCTTCCCCGAGGACGCGGTGCTGGGGACGATGATGTTCGCCGGGCGGCTGATGATGCACCTGGACGAAGCGGCCTCGATTCTGGCCCTGCGCTACTGTCGGGGGCCCATCGTCACCGCCTCGATCGACGCCCTGGCCTTCCACGCCCCGATTCGCGTGGGAGAGATTGTGATCTACCAGGCGGCGCTCAACTACGTCGGGAGGAGCTCGATGGAGATCGGCGTCCGCGTGCTGGCCGAGCACCCGCTGGAGGGCCGCCGCCGCCACACCTGCACCGCCTTCCTCACCATGGTGCACATGACCGACCAGGGACCCCAGCCTGTTCCGCCCTTCACCCCCCGCACCGAAGCGGAGCGCCGCCGCTGGGCGGAAGCCGAGCAGCGCCGCGCCTCCCGGCAGGCCCGCCGCCAGCGGCTGCGGGAAGCGCACTGA
- a CDS encoding DedA family protein has protein sequence MLPELIDFVLHLDRHLDAALTQYGTLTYALLFGIVFLETGVVVTPFLPGDSLLFAAGALAARGSLDPVLLLVLLTAAAILGDTVNYWIGALVGPRVFRAERARLFRRDHLERAHRFYETYGGITVVLARFLPIFRTFVPFVAGIGRMTYHRFLTYNVAGGILWVSLFVVGGYYFGNLQVVRDNFTLVILAIILISLLPASLETLRHVRRARQAPTIRPTASSAGPGRRADHPPGG, from the coding sequence ATGCTGCCGGAGTTGATCGACTTCGTGCTCCACCTCGACCGGCATCTCGATGCCGCCCTGACGCAGTACGGGACGCTGACCTACGCGCTGCTGTTCGGCATCGTGTTTCTGGAGACCGGGGTCGTCGTCACACCGTTCCTCCCCGGCGATTCACTGCTGTTCGCGGCCGGGGCGCTGGCGGCGCGCGGGTCGCTGGACCCCGTGCTGCTCCTGGTCCTCCTGACCGCGGCGGCGATCCTCGGCGATACGGTGAACTACTGGATCGGCGCCCTCGTCGGTCCCCGCGTCTTCCGCGCCGAGCGCGCCCGTCTCTTCCGGCGCGACCACCTGGAGCGGGCGCACCGCTTCTACGAGACCTACGGCGGGATCACGGTGGTCCTGGCGCGATTCCTGCCGATCTTTCGGACATTCGTCCCCTTCGTGGCGGGGATCGGCCGGATGACGTACCACCGGTTTCTCACGTACAACGTGGCCGGCGGTATCCTCTGGGTGTCTCTGTTCGTGGTGGGGGGCTACTACTTCGGCAACCTGCAGGTCGTGCGCGACAACTTCACCCTGGTCATCCTGGCCATCATCCTCATCTCGCTCCTCCCCGCCAGCCTCGAGACGCTCCGCCACGTCCGCCGGGCGCGGCAGGCGCCGACGATCCGGCCTACAGCGTCATCCGCGGGTCCAGGGCGTCGCGCAGACCATCCCCCAGGAGGTTGA
- a CDS encoding ABC transporter permease: MVAPSVAVAVRPRPAQSTAALVWRRLRRNRGALAGLGILALFTASALLAPWLAPYDPYASDLLGSLAGPSREHWLGTDELGRDILSRVIYGARISMVIGTISVAIGVALGVPVGLTAGYLGGRFDLLSQRVIDVLLGFPGIILAIVLVTVLGVGLVNVMIAVGIVSVPTYARLIRGQVLSLKTLEYVEAARALGAGQSRIILRHLLPNTLAVLVVQSTLQVASAILSAAALGFLGLGVQQPTAEWGAMLSTARQYIQLAPHTLIFPGLAIFLTVMAFNLLGDGLRDALDPRMTL; this comes from the coding sequence ATGGTCGCCCCTTCCGTGGCCGTTGCGGTCCGACCCCGACCGGCGCAGTCCACGGCGGCCCTGGTCTGGCGCCGGCTGCGCCGCAATCGTGGAGCGCTGGCGGGCCTCGGAATCCTCGCCCTGTTCACGGCGTCGGCGCTGCTGGCGCCGTGGCTCGCCCCCTATGACCCCTACGCCTCCGACCTGCTGGGCAGCCTCGCCGGTCCCAGCCGGGAGCACTGGCTGGGCACCGACGAGCTGGGGCGGGACATCCTCAGCCGCGTCATCTACGGCGCGCGGATCTCAATGGTCATCGGCACGATCTCGGTCGCGATCGGCGTGGCGCTGGGCGTGCCGGTGGGGTTGACCGCGGGCTATCTGGGAGGCCGGTTCGACCTGCTCAGCCAGCGCGTGATCGACGTGTTGCTCGGCTTTCCCGGGATCATCCTGGCCATCGTGCTCGTCACCGTGCTGGGGGTGGGGCTGGTCAATGTGATGATCGCGGTGGGCATCGTCTCCGTGCCGACCTACGCCCGCCTGATCCGGGGACAGGTCCTCTCTCTGAAGACCCTGGAGTACGTCGAGGCGGCGCGGGCGCTCGGCGCCGGCCAGAGCCGCATCATCCTCCGGCATCTGTTGCCCAATACGCTGGCCGTCCTTGTCGTGCAGAGCACCCTACAGGTGGCGAGCGCGATTCTTTCCGCCGCGGCGCTGGGATTCCTGGGCCTGGGCGTGCAGCAGCCCACCGCGGAGTGGGGCGCCATGTTGAGTACGGCGCGGCAGTACATCCAGCTCGCCCCGCACACCCTGATCTTTCCGGGGCTGGCCATCTTCCTGACGGTGATGGCCTTCAACCTCCTGGGGGATGGTCTGCGCGACGCCCTGGACCCGCGGATGACGCTGTAG
- a CDS encoding ABC transporter permease gives MSVYLVKRLLLALPVLLGVSLVVFTMIRLIPGDPALLMAGQAATAEVVQEIRHSLGLDRPLVVQYGIFLGNAVRGNLGRSLFNSAPVTEELAQRFPRTVRLALASMVVALLIGIPAGIVSATRHLSWADSLLMILALAGVSMPVFWLGLNLILIFAVRLQWLPAIGHETWRHLILPAITLGTASAALIARMTRSAMLEVLRQDYVRTARAKGVAEPAVVRRHALRNALIPVVTVVGLQLGTLLSGAVLTETVFAWPGVGRLLVDAVLARDYPVIQGAVLLIATTFVLLNVVVDLLYALLDPRIRYE, from the coding sequence ATGTCCGTCTATCTGGTGAAGCGGCTGCTGTTGGCCCTGCCCGTCCTGCTCGGCGTTTCCCTCGTCGTCTTCACTATGATCCGGCTCATCCCGGGCGATCCGGCGCTGTTGATGGCGGGGCAGGCGGCGACGGCCGAGGTGGTCCAGGAGATCCGCCACTCCCTCGGCCTGGACCGCCCGCTGGTGGTCCAGTACGGCATCTTCCTCGGCAACGCCGTGCGGGGGAATCTCGGCCGATCGCTGTTCAACAGCGCCCCGGTGACGGAGGAACTTGCCCAGCGCTTCCCGCGCACGGTCCGCCTGGCTCTGGCCAGCATGGTCGTGGCCCTGCTCATCGGTATCCCCGCGGGCATCGTCTCCGCCACGCGACACCTCTCCTGGGCAGACTCCCTGCTCATGATCCTGGCCCTGGCCGGCGTCTCGATGCCGGTGTTCTGGCTGGGCCTGAACCTCATCCTCATCTTCGCCGTGCGGCTGCAGTGGTTGCCCGCGATCGGCCACGAGACCTGGCGGCACCTCATCCTCCCCGCGATCACGCTGGGCACGGCGTCCGCGGCGCTCATCGCCCGCATGACACGCTCGGCCATGTTGGAAGTGCTGCGCCAGGACTATGTCCGGACGGCGCGGGCCAAGGGCGTGGCCGAACCGGCCGTGGTCCGCCGGCACGCCTTGCGCAACGCCCTGATCCCGGTGGTCACGGTCGTCGGCCTGCAGCTGGGGACGCTCCTCTCCGGCGCCGTGCTGACCGAGACCGTCTTCGCCTGGCCGGGGGTCGGACGGCTGCTGGTGGATGCCGTGCTGGCGCGGGATTACCCCGTCATCCAGGGAGCGGTGCTGTTGATTGCGACGACCTTCGTCCTGCTGAATGTCGTGGTGGACCTGCTTTACGCGCTGCTCGACCCGCGGATCAGGTACGAGTGA
- a CDS encoding glutathione ABC transporter substrate-binding protein — MQTRLVALFAAAVVATVLVAPSFAQQSGGTLIIGRGADAVTLSFYASAAPDSETMAHVVETLFKLTPDGKIEPLLAESHRLSPDGRQLTIRLRRGIRFHDGTPLDAAAVKWNLDYFRNPENRVTFRFLLSEITSVDVVDVNTVRITTGRPFVPLLAHLTHDFVGIHSPAAVERAGGMRPPQGMPYGAAPVGTGPYRFREWVRGDRIVLDRNPDYWGPNKPVIDQIVWRVIPDDGARVLALEGGQIHVAVRVPPRETSRLALNRAVRVDRTSSLRTIYIGFNNQRRPFTDVRVRQAFNYAVDKRAIVQTILGGAARVSDAPIAPGIVGYAPIMSYPRDLARARQLLAEAGFPQGLNVTLHHPTGRYVQDAAVAAAVQAQLREAGINARLVTMEWATYLQVTNRPVDQTDIEMFMLGWGTVTGDADYGLYSLFHSSQWAPGGSGRFFYKNERVDGLLDQARAITDPARRAATYKQAMELIMQDAPWLFLHSESQITGLRREVTGLLVHPTERVLAMNARFSR; from the coding sequence GTGCAGACACGCCTTGTTGCCCTGTTCGCCGCGGCGGTCGTGGCGACGGTCCTGGTGGCGCCCTCGTTCGCCCAGCAGTCGGGCGGCACCCTGATCATCGGCCGGGGCGCCGATGCGGTCACGTTGAGTTTCTACGCCAGCGCGGCTCCGGACAGCGAGACGATGGCACACGTGGTGGAGACGCTGTTCAAACTCACCCCCGACGGCAAGATCGAGCCGCTGCTGGCCGAATCCCACCGCCTGTCGCCCGACGGCCGCCAGCTGACCATCCGGCTGCGCCGCGGGATCCGATTTCACGACGGCACCCCCTTGGACGCCGCGGCGGTAAAGTGGAACCTGGACTACTTCCGCAACCCGGAGAACCGGGTGACCTTCCGCTTCCTGTTGAGCGAGATCACCTCCGTGGATGTCGTTGATGTCAACACCGTGCGGATCACGACCGGCCGTCCCTTTGTGCCGCTCCTGGCGCACCTGACCCATGACTTCGTCGGGATCCACAGCCCAGCGGCGGTGGAACGGGCGGGCGGAATGCGACCGCCCCAGGGGATGCCCTACGGCGCGGCACCGGTGGGCACCGGGCCCTATCGGTTCCGGGAATGGGTGCGCGGGGACCGCATCGTCCTGGATCGGAATCCCGACTACTGGGGACCAAACAAACCGGTGATCGACCAGATCGTCTGGCGCGTGATCCCCGACGACGGGGCGCGCGTGCTGGCCCTGGAGGGGGGACAGATCCACGTCGCGGTGCGCGTCCCGCCGCGGGAGACGTCGCGACTGGCTCTCAACCGCGCGGTGCGCGTGGACCGCACGAGCAGCCTGCGCACGATCTACATCGGCTTCAACAACCAGCGCCGCCCGTTCACCGATGTGCGCGTCCGCCAGGCGTTCAACTACGCCGTGGACAAGCGGGCGATCGTGCAGACCATCCTGGGCGGCGCGGCCCGGGTCAGCGACGCGCCCATCGCCCCCGGGATCGTGGGCTACGCGCCGATCATGAGCTACCCGCGTGACCTGGCCAGGGCACGGCAACTGCTGGCCGAGGCGGGCTTTCCCCAGGGGCTGAATGTGACGCTGCACCATCCCACCGGTCGCTACGTGCAGGACGCGGCGGTGGCCGCCGCGGTGCAGGCGCAACTGCGCGAAGCCGGCATCAACGCGCGGCTGGTGACGATGGAGTGGGCCACCTACCTCCAGGTCACGAACCGGCCCGTAGACCAGACCGACATCGAGATGTTCATGCTCGGCTGGGGCACGGTCACCGGCGACGCCGACTACGGGCTGTACAGCCTGTTCCACAGCAGCCAGTGGGCCCCGGGCGGGTCCGGGCGCTTCTTCTACAAGAACGAGCGCGTGGACGGCCTGCTGGACCAGGCGCGCGCCATCACCGATCCGGCGCGGCGCGCGGCGACCTACAAGCAGGCGATGGAGCTGATCATGCAGGATGCGCCCTGGCTGTTCCTGCACAGCGAGTCGCAGATCACGGGGCTGCGCCGCGAGGTCACGGGGCTGCTGGTACACCCCACCGAGCGCGTCCTGGCCATGAACGCGAGATTCAGCCGGTAG
- the speD gene encoding adenosylmethionine decarboxylase, which yields METIGHHYIAEASGCNPEIIGKVELVEQILVRAAEIAGVQVWSISFHRFNPNGVSGVVVISESHLSVHTWPEVGYAALDIFTCGDTSKPEEAVQWALQQFGATNVHITEVTRGLEEGDRVFFHSIVTWEEDLLKRAVNGQARSRGRRRRAPAKPKA from the coding sequence ATGGAGACGATCGGGCACCACTACATCGCCGAGGCCTCCGGGTGCAACCCGGAGATCATCGGGAAGGTCGAGCTCGTGGAACAGATCCTGGTCCGGGCCGCGGAGATCGCCGGGGTGCAGGTGTGGTCGATCTCCTTCCACCGCTTCAACCCCAACGGGGTTTCCGGCGTCGTCGTGATTTCGGAGTCGCACCTCTCGGTCCACACCTGGCCGGAAGTGGGCTATGCCGCCCTGGACATCTTTACCTGCGGCGACACCAGCAAGCCGGAGGAAGCGGTGCAGTGGGCGTTGCAGCAGTTCGGCGCGACCAACGTCCACATCACCGAGGTGACGCGCGGGCTGGAGGAAGGCGACCGGGTCTTCTTCCACAGCATCGTCACCTGGGAGGAGGACCTCCTCAAGCGGGCGGTGAACGGGCAGGCCCGGTCGCGCGGCCGCCGACGCCGCGCCCCGGCCAAACCGAAGGCCTAG
- a CDS encoding FAD-linked oxidase C-terminal domain-containing protein gives MDTERLVHALRETVRGEVRFDLVSRTLYSTDASIYQIMPIGVVIPRGPEDIAATLRIAVEEGVPVLPRGGGTSLAGQAVGRAIVLDCSKYMNRLLEVDPAARWARLEPGLVQDDLNAAAGRAGLRLGPDTATSNRATLGGMIGNNSSGARSIVYGKTSDHVQELTVLLIDGTELRLRRPTPQALGQSAPTAGREGELYRTAARLAREHQDEIRRRFPRILRRVSGYNLDLLVDDPTDLVGLMVGSEGTLGVVTEARVGLVPRPAHAAVTVIHFSDLFAAFEAVPAILSHGPSAVELIDRMVLEMTRAQREYARRMTFVQGDPDALLIVEVSGDDPEELRGRLGALEAELRRAGMGEAFIRALDPADQENIWRVRKAGQGLLQGVKGDSKPITFVEDTAVAPAHLAAYMRRFREILDRHGVPAAFYAHASVGCIHVRPLINLKDRQQIETMKAIAREVGELVIEFGGAMSGEHGDGLVRSWFVERFFGPRIYAAFREIKRAFDPPGLMNPGKIVDGPPMDASLRYGPEYRTVPVATVFDWSRDGGFARAVELCSGVGACRKTGEGTMCPSYMVTREEEHSTRGRANLLRAVLSGLLPPSELSGRRLYEALDLCLECKGCKAECPANVDMAKLKSEFLARYHQAHGLSLRAWAFGNFRTVARLAHAFLPVSSWLAVSRPMRWMMEVAVGVDRRRPLPPLARPTFLRWWRGRAARRSGAAGRQARGSRGPVALFADTFTIYTAPSIGRAAVELLEAFGYDVLLAPAGCCGRTMISKGLLGQARRAAARNVDTLLPLVRAGVAIVGLEPSCLLTFRDEVPDLVPGDGARAVAAQALLIDEFLAREHARTPLPLAGIGAGRRILLHGHCHQKALAGLQSAREVLRVAGFAVDEVDSGCCGMAGSFGFEREHYDLSMAVGERRLLPAVRRLPEDAAVVAMGISCRQQIEHGTGRRALHLVELLNAARLDDARRG, from the coding sequence ATGGATACCGAGCGCCTCGTCCACGCCCTGCGTGAAACGGTCCGCGGCGAAGTCCGCTTCGATCTCGTCTCCCGGACGCTTTACAGCACCGACGCCAGCATCTACCAGATCATGCCCATCGGGGTGGTCATCCCCCGCGGTCCCGAAGACATCGCGGCCACGCTGCGCATCGCCGTGGAGGAAGGCGTCCCCGTCCTGCCCCGCGGTGGGGGGACCAGTCTGGCCGGCCAGGCCGTCGGCCGGGCCATCGTCCTGGACTGTTCGAAGTACATGAACCGCCTCCTCGAAGTGGATCCGGCCGCGCGGTGGGCGCGCCTTGAGCCGGGTCTGGTGCAGGACGACCTGAACGCGGCCGCGGGGCGGGCCGGGCTGCGCCTCGGTCCCGACACGGCGACGAGCAACCGGGCCACGCTGGGCGGGATGATCGGGAACAACTCCTCCGGCGCCCGGTCCATCGTCTACGGGAAGACTTCGGATCACGTCCAGGAGCTCACGGTCCTCCTCATCGACGGGACGGAGCTGCGCCTGCGACGGCCAACGCCTCAGGCCCTGGGCCAGAGCGCGCCGACGGCCGGCCGGGAAGGCGAGCTGTATCGCACGGCCGCCCGCCTGGCCCGGGAACACCAGGACGAGATCCGGCGGCGCTTCCCCAGGATCCTCCGCCGGGTCAGCGGCTACAACCTGGATCTGCTGGTCGACGATCCGACAGACCTGGTCGGCCTGATGGTCGGTTCGGAGGGCACGCTCGGCGTCGTGACGGAGGCCCGGGTCGGCCTCGTGCCCAGGCCGGCGCACGCGGCGGTCACCGTGATCCATTTCTCCGACCTCTTCGCGGCCTTCGAGGCGGTCCCGGCGATCCTCAGCCACGGGCCGTCGGCGGTCGAGCTGATCGACCGGATGGTCCTGGAGATGACCCGCGCCCAGCGCGAGTACGCCCGGCGGATGACCTTCGTGCAGGGCGATCCCGATGCGCTGCTCATCGTGGAGGTGTCCGGCGACGATCCCGAGGAGCTGCGGGGGAGACTGGGCGCGCTGGAGGCGGAGCTGCGCCGGGCGGGGATGGGCGAGGCCTTCATCCGGGCCCTCGACCCCGCGGACCAGGAGAACATCTGGCGGGTGCGCAAGGCGGGGCAGGGGCTGCTCCAGGGCGTCAAGGGCGACAGCAAGCCGATCACCTTCGTGGAGGACACCGCCGTGGCGCCGGCGCACCTGGCGGCCTACATGCGCCGGTTTCGCGAGATCCTGGACCGTCACGGCGTCCCGGCCGCCTTCTACGCCCACGCCAGCGTGGGATGCATCCACGTCCGGCCGCTCATCAATCTCAAGGACCGGCAGCAGATCGAGACGATGAAGGCCATCGCCCGCGAGGTGGGGGAGCTCGTCATCGAGTTCGGCGGCGCGATGAGCGGCGAACACGGCGACGGGCTGGTCCGCTCCTGGTTCGTGGAGCGGTTCTTCGGGCCCCGGATCTACGCCGCGTTCCGGGAGATCAAGCGGGCGTTCGATCCCCCGGGGCTGATGAACCCCGGGAAGATCGTGGACGGCCCGCCGATGGATGCCTCGCTGCGGTACGGGCCCGAGTACAGGACCGTGCCCGTGGCCACCGTGTTCGACTGGTCGCGCGACGGCGGCTTCGCCCGGGCCGTCGAGTTGTGCAGCGGCGTGGGGGCCTGTCGCAAGACCGGAGAGGGAACGATGTGTCCCTCCTACATGGTGACCCGCGAGGAGGAACACAGCACCCGCGGCCGGGCCAATCTGCTGCGCGCCGTGCTCTCGGGCCTCCTCCCGCCCTCGGAGCTCAGCGGGCGGCGCCTCTACGAGGCCCTCGACCTCTGCCTGGAGTGCAAGGGCTGCAAGGCGGAGTGTCCGGCCAACGTGGATATGGCGAAGCTGAAGAGCGAGTTCCTGGCCCGCTACCACCAGGCCCACGGCCTGTCGCTGCGGGCCTGGGCCTTCGGGAACTTCCGCACCGTCGCCCGGCTGGCGCACGCCTTCCTGCCGGTCTCGTCGTGGCTCGCGGTGTCCCGTCCGATGCGCTGGATGATGGAGGTTGCGGTCGGCGTGGACCGCCGGCGTCCGCTGCCGCCGCTTGCGCGCCCCACCTTCCTGCGCTGGTGGCGGGGGCGGGCGGCGCGCCGGAGCGGCGCGGCCGGTCGGCAGGCCCGGGGATCCCGCGGGCCGGTGGCGCTCTTCGCCGACACCTTCACGATCTACACCGCTCCGTCGATCGGCCGGGCCGCCGTGGAGCTGCTGGAGGCCTTCGGCTACGACGTCCTGCTGGCCCCGGCGGGGTGTTGCGGGCGGACGATGATCAGCAAAGGCCTGCTGGGACAGGCCCGGCGCGCCGCCGCCCGGAACGTCGACACCCTCCTGCCCCTGGTCCGGGCGGGCGTGGCGATCGTGGGCCTGGAGCCGAGCTGCCTGCTCACGTTCCGGGACGAGGTCCCCGACCTCGTCCCCGGCGACGGGGCCCGGGCGGTGGCCGCGCAGGCGCTGCTCATCGACGAGTTCCTGGCCCGCGAGCACGCCCGCACCCCGCTGCCGCTGGCAGGGATCGGCGCCGGTCGCCGCATCCTGCTGCACGGCCACTGCCATCAGAAAGCCCTGGCAGGCCTGCAGTCCGCCCGCGAGGTGCTCCGCGTCGCCGGGTTCGCCGTCGACGAGGTGGACTCGGGGTGTTGCGGGATGGCCGGATCCTTTGGATTCGAGCGGGAGCATTATGATCTCTCGATGGCCGTGGGCGAGCGACGGCTCCTCCCCGCCGTCCGCCGCCTCCCGGAGGACGCGGCGGTGGTGGCGATGGGGATCTCGTGCCGCCAGCAGATCGAGCACGGGACCGGTCGCCGGGCGCTGCACCTGGTTGAGCTGCTGAACGCGGCGCGGCTGGACGATGCGCGGCGTGGCTGA